A stretch of the Vigna radiata var. radiata cultivar VC1973A chromosome 7, Vradiata_ver6, whole genome shotgun sequence genome encodes the following:
- the LOC106765585 gene encoding adenylate kinase 4, with protein MSNTNLEDVPSLDLMTELLRRFKCSSKPDKRLILIGPPGSGKGTQSPIIKDEYCLCHLATGDMLRAAVAAKTPLGVKAKEAMDKGELVSDDLVVGIIDEAMKKPSCQKGFILDGFPRTVVQAQKLDEMLGKQGVKVDKVLNFAIDDAVLEERITGRWIHPSSGRTYHTKFAPPKVAGVDDVTGEPLIQRKDDTAAVLKSRLEAFHRQTEPVIDYYSKKGIVANLHAEKPPKEVTVEVEKVLS; from the exons ATGTCGAACACTAACTTGGAAGATGTTCCCTCTCTGGATCTCATGACTGAGCTCCTTCGTCGCTTCAAATGCTCCTCCAAACCTGACAAGCGCCTTATTCTCATTG GCCCACCTGGATCTGGTAAAGGTACCCAGTCGCCAATCATAAAGGATGAGTACTGCTTATGCCACTTAGCTACTGGTGATATGTTAAGAGCAGCTGTAGCTGCCAAGACCCCTCTTGGTGTCAAGGCTAAAGAAGCTATGGATAAG GGAGAACTTGTTTCTGATGACTTGGTTGTTGGGATTATAGATGAAGCAATGAAAAAACCATCATGTCAGAAAGGTTTCATTCTTGATGGTTTCCCAAGAACTGTGGTCCAAGCACAGAAG cTTGATGAGATGCTGGGTAAACAGGGAGTGAAAGTTGATAAGGTTCTCAATTTTGCAATTGACGATGCAGTCCTTGAGGAGCGAATTACTGGTCGCTGGATACACCCATCCAGTGGCAGAACATACCACACAAAATTTGCCCCTCCTAAGGTTGCTGGGGTTGATGAT GTTACTGGTGAACCACTTATCCAGCGTAAGGATGACACTGCAGCTGTTCTGAAGTCAAGACTGGAGGCATTTCACAGGCAAACTGAGCCC GTTATTGATTACTATTCGAAAAAGGGCATAGTTGCTAATCTTCATGCTGAGAAACCTCCCAAAGAGGTGACAGTTGAAGTAGAGAAAGTGCTGTCTTAA